One window of Chamaesiphon minutus PCC 6605 genomic DNA carries:
- a CDS encoding 3'-5' exonuclease yields MAKLIPTLNSSLSSMTGGEKRVAQSLEDNLDDDYTIWYDVTIGKKQLRPDFTIFHPQRGLLVLEVKDWKLNTIQSADRQSFELLTEGRIKKTKNPLEQARRYALAINNLLCQDKDLVQTGKYHGQLICPYSYGVVLANITRKSFQRSDLNTILDEHLVICQDEIKPQESIELQQRLWDMCPYSFGQSVTHHQVDRIRWLMFPTCRLPSVQLSLFLTEHPLSDADPDADLDVPVTAQAIPADLIQIFDLQQETLARSLGDGHRVIHGVAGSGKTMILMYRCSYLAALNPQKPILVLCFNVALASRLRQAIASEDLDNIVHVRHFHHWCGDLLKRYRLDLPKQSDNYIQDLERAVRDAIEKGQIPASMYSSILIDEGHDFEPEWFGMLTHTLDERKSLLLLYDDAQNLYGRQQNRKKFSFKSVGIEAQGRTSILKTNYRNTIEVLTLASEFAKDVMQPSESADDDTPILIKPLSAGRHGHPPQLLKCFSFQDEVQQAIAMAKELHAEGQPWNEIGIFHALRFIGEEIYTQFQAADIPIEWLNKDAASRAYQPKLDSVKVMTMHSCKGLEFSTVIIPGMGYLPSKYGTPEDDARLLYVAMTRSTDRLVMSYHQESDFVRRLRLSIEHSKPIH; encoded by the coding sequence ATGGCGAAACTAATTCCGACTCTCAATAGCAGTCTATCAAGCATGACTGGTGGTGAAAAGAGAGTGGCACAGAGCCTAGAAGATAATTTAGATGATGATTATACGATTTGGTACGATGTAACCATTGGTAAAAAACAGCTTCGTCCCGATTTCACTATTTTCCATCCCCAGCGCGGATTACTCGTACTGGAAGTTAAAGATTGGAAACTCAACACGATCCAGTCGGCAGATCGGCAATCATTTGAGCTATTGACAGAAGGTAGGATTAAGAAAACTAAGAATCCGCTCGAACAAGCGCGGCGTTATGCTCTAGCGATTAATAATTTACTTTGCCAAGACAAAGATTTAGTCCAAACAGGTAAATATCACGGACAATTAATCTGTCCTTATAGTTATGGAGTCGTGCTAGCTAACATTACTCGTAAATCATTTCAAAGGAGCGATCTGAACACCATCCTTGATGAGCATTTAGTCATTTGCCAAGACGAAATTAAGCCCCAGGAGTCAATTGAGCTGCAACAAAGACTATGGGATATGTGCCCATATTCCTTCGGTCAATCGGTAACGCACCACCAAGTAGATCGTATCCGCTGGCTGATGTTTCCCACTTGCCGCTTACCATCTGTACAGCTTTCGCTATTCTTGACAGAGCATCCGCTTTCTGATGCCGATCCCGATGCCGATCTAGATGTGCCTGTCACCGCTCAAGCAATCCCCGCAGACTTAATCCAAATCTTCGACCTCCAGCAAGAGACATTGGCTCGGAGCCTGGGTGATGGACATCGAGTGATTCATGGGGTTGCGGGATCTGGGAAAACCATGATTTTGATGTATCGTTGTAGCTATTTGGCTGCTCTCAATCCCCAAAAACCTATTCTAGTCCTCTGTTTCAATGTCGCACTAGCCTCCCGCCTTAGACAGGCAATCGCTAGTGAAGATCTCGATAATATCGTTCACGTTCGCCACTTTCATCATTGGTGTGGCGATCTGCTCAAACGCTACCGTCTAGACCTACCCAAACAGTCAGATAATTACATCCAAGATCTCGAACGAGCGGTGCGGGATGCGATCGAGAAAGGTCAGATTCCAGCGTCAATGTACAGTAGTATCCTTATTGATGAGGGACACGACTTTGAACCAGAGTGGTTCGGAATGCTAACCCATACTCTCGACGAACGGAAGTCGTTACTCCTACTCTATGATGATGCTCAAAATTTATATGGTCGCCAGCAGAATCGTAAGAAGTTCTCCTTCAAAAGTGTAGGGATCGAAGCCCAGGGGCGAACTTCGATCCTCAAGACAAATTATCGTAATACGATTGAGGTGCTGACTCTAGCTTCCGAATTCGCCAAAGATGTCATGCAACCTAGCGAGTCTGCCGATGACGATACTCCAATTCTCATCAAGCCTTTGAGTGCGGGACGACACGGGCACCCACCGCAATTACTAAAATGTTTTAGCTTTCAAGACGAGGTGCAACAGGCAATCGCAATGGCGAAAGAGCTTCATGCTGAAGGTCAACCTTGGAATGAAATTGGCATTTTTCATGCACTGAGATTCATTGGTGAAGAAATTTATACTCAATTTCAAGCCGCCGATATCCCGATCGAGTGGTTAAATAAAGATGCAGCCAGTCGAGCGTATCAACCCAAACTCGATAGTGTGAAAGTGATGACGATGCACTCATGCAAAGGGTTAGAGTTCTCTACTGTCATCATTCCAGGCATGGGCTATTTACCTAGTAAGTACGGTACTCCAGAGGATGATGCTCGGTTGCTCTATGTGGCAATGACTCGATCTACCGATCGATTGGTGATGAGCTATCATCAAGAGTCTGATTTTGTTCGGCGGTTGAGGCTTTCGATCGAGCATTCCAAACCTATCCATTAA
- a CDS encoding antitoxin Xre/MbcA/ParS toxin-binding domain-containing protein, translating to MTIASAASKILDPNPLRYQTLEQTAERFGLDSNLRQQIFGISPRNQARLRKDNGVLNPLIVDRLNRFNRITQQAINLFEDTHRATIWLQTPKNSLSGMTPLAALSTDEGAKLVEEILYRTEYGIYG from the coding sequence ATGACAATTGCATCCGCAGCATCTAAAATCCTCGATCCCAACCCGCTCCGATATCAGACCCTAGAACAAACCGCCGAACGCTTTGGGCTAGACAGCAATCTCAGACAGCAGATTTTTGGGATATCGCCTCGAAATCAAGCCCGTCTGCGGAAGGACAATGGGGTCTTAAATCCGTTAATAGTCGATCGATTAAATAGATTTAACCGGATAACCCAGCAAGCAATTAACTTATTTGAAGACACTCACAGAGCGACTATTTGGCTGCAAACTCCTAAAAATAGTCTCTCAGGGATGACACCCCTGGCAGCTCTATCTACAGACGAAGGTGCAAAACTAGTCGAGGAAATTCTCTACCGTACCGAATATGGGATTTACGGCTAG
- a CDS encoding RES family NAD+ phosphorylase: MRIWRITATKHIDTVFSGVGGLYASGRWHPQGYKISYTSESLALASLEVFVHSETTDIPLACVSAIIPDRTPILEVTDLPVNWQDVSAYPALQKIGLNWLKAMKYPVLKVPSAIIPVEYNYLINPEHPDLKLQTEQVLTFQFDSRMWKKINL; encoded by the coding sequence GTGCGAATCTGGCGCATCACCGCAACCAAGCATATCGATACTGTCTTTTCTGGAGTCGGCGGACTTTATGCTAGCGGTCGGTGGCACCCGCAAGGCTATAAAATATCTTACACGTCCGAGAGTTTGGCATTGGCTAGCTTAGAGGTGTTTGTGCATAGCGAAACTACAGATATTCCACTTGCTTGCGTCAGTGCGATTATCCCCGATCGCACCCCCATATTGGAAGTTACCGATCTGCCCGTTAACTGGCAAGATGTTTCAGCTTATCCAGCTTTGCAAAAAATCGGTCTTAACTGGCTCAAAGCGATGAAGTATCCGGTATTGAAGGTGCCTTCAGCGATAATACCTGTAGAGTATAACTACTTAATTAATCCCGAACACCCAGATCTAAAACTTCAAACAGAACAGGTGTTAACGTTCCAATTTGACAGTCGGATGTGGAAAAAAATTAACTTGTGA